From a region of the Vicia villosa cultivar HV-30 ecotype Madison, WI unplaced genomic scaffold, Vvil1.0 ctg.000045F_1_1_1, whole genome shotgun sequence genome:
- the LOC131622897 gene encoding uncharacterized protein LOC131622897, which translates to MAGLQQYNFFPTDLFYPRPQPQQSTASPTVLPLQTPNTEDHRQDQQQQPDSTMIKTTPSTSSLVCTHKAQSFDVVDNSKSKLSPNPLSLMVWIDEEDEE; encoded by the coding sequence ATGGCTGGTCTTCAACAATACAACTTTTTCCCCACTGATCTCTTCTACCCTCGTCCGCAACCTCAACAATCTACTGCTTCTCCCACCGTGCTTCCTCTCCAAACACCAAACACTGAAGATCATCGTCAGGATCAGCAGCAACAACCAGATAGTACCATGATCAAAACCACCCCTTCAACTTCTTCTTTGGTTTGCACCCACAAGGCACAATCTTTTGATGTTGTTGACAATAGCAAATCAAAATTGTCACCAAACCCCCTCTCTTTGATGGTTTggattgatgaagaagatgaagaatag
- the LOC131622898 gene encoding probable protein phosphatase 2C 43 codes for MHPWLQTVIDMCRGKFKGDLKAFEEDPLGISINIERHCFGEFSMASVQANEFMEDRSQVEVASNNALFLGVYDGHGGYLASRFIAENLFKNLLRIAHENGNTITQDTLSSAVSDTEKQFINYVRTEYIAMPSLAKAGSCCLTAVIWKKTLYVANLGDSRAIIVSMVDGKPVVEQLTRDHNCNDIAIREELRAMHPNDPNIVFKRNGSYRVKGIIEVCRTIGDAYLKRPDFTFHDSFPKDTNGPPLPDKCVLSSEPEMRSRALRNNDKFLIFASDGLWDLMSNEQAALIVSKNPRNGIAKRLLSVALTESARRRGFSYQNVQAASPGRGNASRRSFHDDISVIVVFLEKPSILRKRVLNMSYSGLNPTPEKSDFEGSGLSSLILSPLSPRGLKASFRRRSKSVDSPLGGSSQGEDTDRLIDQSSRQTAQGRWASLRQKLFGRFRR; via the exons ATGCATCCATGGCTTCAAACCGTGATCGATATGTGCAGGGGGAAGTTCAAAGGAGATCTCAAGGCTTTTGAGGAAGATCCTCTCGGAATATCGATCAACATCGAAAGACACTGCTTCGGAGAATTTTCCATGGCGAGCGTTCAAGCCAATGAATTCATGGAAGATCGAAGCCAGGTTGAAGTTGCCTCTAACAACGCACTCTTTCTCGGTGTTTACGACGGTCACGGTGGCTACCTGGCTTCACGATTCATCGCTGAAAATCTCTTCAAGAACCTCTTAA GGATTGCTCACGAGAATGGAAATACTATAACACAAGATACTCTAAGCAGCGCTGTTTCTGATACTGAAAAGCAATTCATCAATTATGTCCGCACGGAATATATTGCAATGCCAAGTCTAGCAAAAGCTGGCTCATGCTGTCTTACTGCAGTTATATGGAAAAAGACTCTATACGTCGCGAATCTTGGAGATTCGCGTGCCATAATTGTTTCTATGGTTGATGGAAAACCTGTTGTCGAACAGCTGACAAGAGATCACAACTGTAATGATATAGCTATTAGAGAAGAACTCAGGGCAATGCATCCAAATGATCCCAACATTGTGTTCAAGAGGAATGGATCGTATCGCGTTAAAGGCATCATTGAG gttTGTAGAACTATTGGTGATGCATATTTGAAGAGGCCTGATTTTACGTTTCACGATTCGTTTCCCAAAGATACGAACGGGCCTCCACTTCCTGATAAATGTGTGCTATCATCAGAACCAGAGATGCGTTCTAGAGCTTTAAGAAATAATGATAAGTTTCTGATATTTGCTTCTGATGGACTTTGGGATCTCATGTCAAATGAACAAGCTGCTCTAATTGTTTCAAAGAATCCAAGAAAT GGAATTGCGAAAAGGCTTTTGAGTGTTGCGCTAACGGAATCTGCTAGAAGAAGGGGATTTTCCTATCAGAATGTTCAAGCTGCTAGTCCGGGACGCGGTAATGCGAGCAGGAGGTCTTTTCATGATGATATAAGTGTGATTGTTGTGTTCTTAGAGAAACCGTCGATTCTGAGGAAACGCGTGCTTAATATGTCTTACAGCGGCTTAAATCCGACGCCTGAAAAATCTGATTTCGAAGGCTCTGGATTAAGCTCTTTGATCCTGAGTCCATTGAGTCCTCGGGGTCTGAAGGCTAGTTTCAGAAGACGGTCAAAATCAGTTGACAGTCCTCTGGGTGGAAGCTCTCAGGGCGAGGACACTGACAGGCTTATTGATCAGAGCTCTCGTCAAACTGCTCAAGGCCGTTGGGCGTCTCTGAGACAGAAGCTCTTTGGACGATTTCGAAGATAA